The Haladaptatus cibarius D43 genome window below encodes:
- a CDS encoding methyl-accepting chemotaxis protein, whose product MKTVATEVSELSAAIQQVAASPEQVSAASEQARDRAKDGQDSAVDVVSAMETIQQLTANVARDVYAIREGIEEIGEAVEEVADATDEQAASAEEVASMVDQTAQNATTIGDETGEVAAAVEEQTMAIRDINDAMEEMVE is encoded by the coding sequence ATGAAAACCGTTGCAACGGAAGTCTCCGAACTGAGCGCCGCGATTCAGCAAGTTGCTGCGTCCCCCGAGCAGGTTTCCGCGGCGAGTGAGCAGGCGCGTGACCGGGCGAAAGACGGACAGGATTCCGCGGTGGATGTCGTTTCGGCGATGGAGACGATACAGCAGTTGACCGCGAACGTCGCGCGTGACGTGTACGCCATCCGGGAAGGCATCGAAGAAATCGGCGAAGCGGTCGAGGAAGTCGCCGACGCGACGGACGAACAGGCCGCTAGCGCAGAGGAAGTCGCGTCGATGGTCGACCAGACGGCACAGAACGCGACGACGATTGGCGACGAAACGGGCGAAGTCGCCGCCGCCGTCGAAGAACAGACGATGGCAATTCGAGACATCAACGACGCGATGGAGGAGATGGTCGAGTAA
- a CDS encoding phosphatase PAP2 family protein, producing MLSALHFHSLPLGTQFTLLVAVPSIVTLMVGKVVFLPDASLRTLLRDFLKTDWKYLGVAWVVTNIVNTLALHFHAGRTFTEFVYAIEGATVVMFQGIASTPLTLALTAVYLVGFPFVVLFTYFKLKAHDEEEAKRYALAYVFLVLLSVPFFILFPVKVSSLYLTTVEPLMYELDPAIQHGIFSTDTLVKAFPSLHTGLSVLAALYARKAGTAYAYTISALTVAIVFSTLYLGIHWMTDAVFAIVLVACAYYLSQRVSEPRWSVVSREAVAAVRRTAGR from the coding sequence ATGCTGTCTGCCCTCCACTTTCATTCCCTTCCCCTCGGAACCCAGTTCACGCTGCTGGTAGCGGTTCCGAGCATCGTGACGCTCATGGTCGGAAAGGTGGTGTTTTTGCCGGATGCGAGCCTTCGCACTCTGCTCCGTGATTTCCTCAAAACCGATTGGAAATACCTCGGCGTGGCGTGGGTCGTCACGAACATCGTCAACACCCTCGCGCTTCATTTCCACGCCGGACGAACTTTCACTGAGTTCGTCTACGCCATCGAGGGCGCGACGGTCGTCATGTTCCAAGGAATCGCCTCGACGCCGCTTACACTTGCCCTTACCGCGGTGTATCTCGTCGGGTTCCCGTTCGTCGTGTTATTCACCTACTTCAAACTGAAGGCACACGACGAAGAGGAAGCAAAACGCTACGCGCTCGCCTACGTCTTCCTCGTCTTGCTGTCGGTGCCCTTCTTCATCCTCTTCCCGGTGAAGGTGTCGTCTTTGTACTTGACCACCGTCGAACCGCTGATGTACGAACTCGACCCGGCAATCCAACACGGCATCTTCTCGACCGATACGCTGGTCAAGGCGTTCCCTAGCCTCCACACCGGACTGTCGGTTCTCGCGGCGCTGTACGCCCGAAAGGCGGGCACCGCTTACGCCTATACCATCAGCGCTCTCACCGTCGCAATCGTCTTCTCGACGCTGTATCTCGGCATTCACTGGATGACCGACGCGGTGTTCGCAATCGTCCTCGTCGCCTGTGCGTACTACCTCTCACAGCGGGTCAGCGAACCGCGCTGGTCGGTCGTTTCGCGCGAGGCGGTCGCCGCGGTGCGGCGAACCGCCGGTCGATAG
- a CDS encoding RNA methyltransferase yields the protein MKPAVAIVEPETPGNIGTIARAMKNFGTDDLKLVNPPEIERDGDAYGFAAQARNDVLPNYDEVTFDELVENYHTIGMTATTNEDASRHVRFPFTTPRELADSLAEVETETVLIFGREANGLTNDELARVDEICSIPASAEYPALNLGQAATVTLYELRNLTIEEGQLPDVERERANEAEIEGFYETFADLLESSGHPEEKRPKAMRMIRRVIGRAHPTGREITTLRGIVRRAHQRVEASDVRRTTRNDR from the coding sequence ATGAAACCCGCAGTCGCTATCGTCGAACCGGAGACGCCGGGCAACATCGGCACCATCGCGCGAGCGATGAAAAACTTCGGGACGGACGACCTGAAACTCGTGAATCCACCGGAAATCGAGCGCGACGGCGATGCCTACGGCTTTGCCGCACAAGCCCGGAACGACGTGCTGCCGAACTACGACGAGGTGACCTTCGATGAGTTGGTCGAAAACTACCACACCATCGGGATGACCGCGACGACGAACGAGGACGCGAGTCGCCACGTCCGGTTTCCGTTCACGACGCCGCGCGAGTTGGCGGACAGTTTGGCCGAAGTCGAGACGGAAACCGTCCTCATCTTCGGACGCGAGGCAAACGGCCTGACGAACGACGAACTCGCGCGCGTAGACGAAATCTGTTCTATTCCGGCCAGCGCGGAGTATCCCGCCCTCAATCTCGGACAGGCCGCGACGGTCACGCTGTACGAACTCCGCAATTTGACCATCGAGGAGGGGCAACTGCCCGATGTCGAGCGCGAACGGGCGAACGAAGCGGAAATCGAGGGCTTTTACGAGACGTTTGCCGACCTGCTCGAAAGCAGCGGCCACCCGGAGGAAAAACGGCCGAAGGCCATGCGAATGATTCGCAGAGTAATCGGGCGAGCACATCCGACTGGTCGGGAAATTACGACGCTTCGCGGTATCGTTCGACGGGCACACCAGCGCGTAGAGGCGTCAGACGTGCGTCGAACGACCCGGAACGATAGGTAA
- a CDS encoding PAS domain-containing response regulator — protein sequence MNDFLALGNLAESTPIRILHVDDDPARVGLSTTLLAQHLPDAEIHTGTDPTEACNRLDTDLTVDCIVSDFDMGSMDGLEFLEAVRGRFPNLPFILFTGKGSEEIASEAISAGVTDYLQKAAGADQYAVLANRIENVVSQYRAEQAATSYQRRIHTVYERVTDAFFALDDEWRFTFINGRGKRLLDKDEAELLGKSVWDEFPDALNSQFEDEYRTAMKTQQPTTFEAYFDPLDTLFEVHAYPSEEGLSVFFRDITAEDRIRTEHRREKEVLEQVFETSPVGIAILNAEGAITRANNRMVELLEITKEEITNRTYDSSQWQLTDKNGDPLLDENHPLRPVFLDETTVRGERFGYESPSGKWDLYSISAAPIHDKNDELERVVVAVEAVSEV from the coding sequence ATGAATGATTTCCTCGCACTGGGAAATCTCGCTGAAAGCACACCCATTCGAATCCTCCATGTGGATGATGACCCTGCACGAGTCGGCCTTTCTACGACGCTGTTGGCTCAACATCTGCCGGACGCCGAAATTCACACCGGAACCGACCCGACAGAGGCTTGTAACCGCCTCGACACCGATTTGACGGTGGACTGTATCGTCAGCGATTTCGATATGGGTTCGATGGACGGTCTCGAATTTCTGGAAGCGGTTCGGGGGCGATTCCCGAACCTCCCGTTCATTCTCTTCACCGGCAAGGGAAGCGAGGAAATCGCCAGCGAGGCGATTTCCGCGGGCGTCACGGATTACCTCCAGAAAGCTGCCGGTGCCGACCAGTACGCGGTGCTGGCAAACCGCATCGAAAACGTCGTCAGCCAGTATCGTGCGGAGCAAGCCGCCACATCGTACCAGCGTCGGATACACACCGTCTACGAACGGGTGACGGACGCCTTTTTCGCGCTCGACGACGAGTGGCGGTTCACGTTCATCAACGGAAGAGGCAAACGACTACTGGACAAAGATGAAGCGGAACTGCTCGGGAAATCCGTCTGGGACGAATTTCCCGACGCCCTCAATTCGCAGTTCGAAGACGAGTATCGAACCGCAATGAAAACACAACAACCGACCACGTTCGAGGCGTACTTCGACCCCCTCGACACACTGTTCGAAGTTCACGCCTATCCCTCCGAGGAAGGACTCTCCGTTTTCTTCCGAGATATCACCGCCGAAGACCGGATTCGAACGGAGCATCGCAGGGAAAAGGAGGTGCTAGAGCAGGTGTTCGAGACGAGTCCGGTCGGTATCGCCATCCTCAACGCTGAAGGAGCGATTACACGGGCCAACAACAGAATGGTAGAACTGCTCGAAATCACGAAAGAGGAAATAACGAACCGAACCTACGACTCGTCACAGTGGCAACTTACCGACAAAAACGGCGACCCGTTGCTGGACGAAAATCACCCACTCAGGCCAGTGTTTCTGGACGAGACGACAGTCCGAGGTGAGCGATTCGGCTACGAGAGTCCGAGCGGAAAGTGGGACCTCTACTCAATTAGCGCGGCACCGATTCACGACAAAAACGACGAATTAGAACGAGTCGTTGTCGCCGTGGAAGCCGTTTCTGAAGTGTAG
- a CDS encoding formate/nitrite transporter family protein has protein sequence MSSETEVDPTGATLSYRNILEREINNALKEINRPSKGLFLSGLAAGLNVSFGALFMGMVLTFSPSFPSPLVKQFLLAVASSVGFLFVVLGQTELFTAHTTMGVLPVLDGRASKSDLGELWSVVYVSNLLGCVLFAGLIALLGPALGIAEPAAFGTLADALIPLPAWVIFLSGVIAGWLMGLVTWLVAASRDTVSRILFVIIVTTGIGLGPFHHCLLGTTEVLSAMFMGQGVTLGDFGHFLGWTTLGNVVGGTVFVALVNYGHVALSEDYEVEDETSEDTPDTANND, from the coding sequence GTGAGTTCCGAAACGGAGGTTGACCCGACCGGGGCCACGCTCTCCTACAGAAATATCCTCGAACGCGAGATAAACAATGCGCTGAAAGAAATCAATCGACCCTCGAAAGGGTTGTTTCTCTCCGGGTTGGCCGCCGGACTCAACGTGAGTTTCGGCGCGCTGTTCATGGGGATGGTGCTCACGTTTTCGCCGTCGTTCCCCTCTCCCCTCGTCAAACAGTTTCTTCTCGCAGTCGCATCGTCCGTTGGTTTTCTGTTCGTCGTCCTGGGTCAGACGGAACTGTTCACTGCGCACACGACGATGGGCGTTCTGCCGGTACTCGACGGACGAGCTTCCAAATCCGACCTCGGCGAACTGTGGAGCGTCGTCTACGTCTCGAATCTCCTCGGCTGTGTCCTGTTCGCGGGACTCATCGCGCTTCTCGGCCCGGCCCTCGGCATCGCGGAACCCGCCGCGTTCGGAACGCTCGCGGACGCGCTCATTCCGCTACCGGCGTGGGTCATCTTCCTTTCGGGCGTCATCGCGGGGTGGCTGATGGGACTCGTCACGTGGCTCGTGGCCGCCAGTCGGGACACCGTGAGTCGAATCTTGTTCGTCATCATCGTCACCACGGGAATCGGACTCGGCCCATTCCATCACTGTTTGCTCGGAACTACGGAAGTGCTGTCGGCGATGTTCATGGGACAAGGCGTCACGCTCGGCGATTTCGGTCACTTCCTCGGCTGGACGACGCTCGGGAACGTGGTCGGCGGAACTGTCTTCGTCGCGCTCGTGAACTACGGCCACGTCGCGCTCTCGGAGGATTACGAAGTCGAAGACGAGACGAGCGAAGACACGCCCGATACGGCCAACAATGACTAA
- a CDS encoding PH domain-containing protein → MKLHPLSLPYRLLTRSMSLALTLFFVGTTLASAVESINIVITLALVAVGLLVAGLWEVVYYRRFDYVLTDNSLDIDSGVISRRRREIPLRRIQNVDISRNVVQRVLGIALVGFETAGGGETEASLRFVAYDEARRLQREIQRRKRGATERDEEEEIQPDVLYEIRSPELLLLSAISIEPRVFGLVFFIVPFLTGAAESFGGLSFLFGLAQLLVSALVLWVASAMVTFARYYDFTLLRVDDELRYERGLLQRYDGSIPLDKIQTLTLQENPLMRLTGYATLSVETAGYAPGQGPSGGSEAAIPLATRGRVLRLAHSIESFDDPTFTRPPKRTRRRYIVRYALVVAGLTALAFAVNWFTELFPFWYATLALLVLAPVAGQYQWKHRGYYAGEDHVQTRNGFWRRRIHVVPYYRVQTVIQRETIFQRRWRLGTVFVDTASSVGFGGQEAHAADIDVNDASEFRELVRRRLGGQIRERAARARMEKTESEQFSSE, encoded by the coding sequence ATGAAACTCCACCCGCTCTCGCTACCCTACCGACTGCTCACGAGGAGTATGAGTCTCGCGCTCACCCTCTTTTTCGTCGGAACGACGCTCGCGAGTGCGGTGGAATCTATCAACATTGTCATCACGCTCGCGCTCGTCGCCGTCGGACTCCTCGTCGCTGGACTCTGGGAAGTCGTCTACTACCGCCGGTTCGACTACGTCCTTACCGACAACTCGCTCGACATCGACTCCGGCGTCATCTCTCGACGACGCCGGGAGATTCCCCTGCGCCGGATTCAGAACGTGGACATCAGCCGAAACGTCGTCCAGCGCGTGCTGGGAATTGCGCTCGTGGGATTCGAAACCGCGGGCGGCGGCGAGACGGAAGCCAGCCTTCGGTTCGTCGCCTACGACGAAGCGAGACGACTTCAGCGCGAGATTCAGCGCCGAAAACGCGGTGCCACGGAACGCGACGAGGAAGAGGAAATCCAACCCGACGTACTGTACGAAATTCGCTCGCCGGAACTGCTCTTGCTCTCTGCGATTTCGATAGAACCTCGCGTCTTCGGACTGGTCTTTTTCATCGTCCCGTTTCTGACGGGCGCGGCCGAATCGTTCGGCGGCCTGTCGTTTCTGTTCGGACTCGCACAACTGCTGGTTTCCGCGCTCGTCCTCTGGGTCGCCAGCGCGATGGTGACGTTCGCGCGCTACTACGATTTCACCCTGCTGCGCGTGGACGACGAACTCAGATACGAACGCGGCTTGCTCCAGCGCTACGACGGGTCGATTCCCCTCGATAAGATTCAGACGCTTACGCTTCAGGAGAATCCGCTCATGCGACTCACCGGATACGCGACCCTTTCGGTCGAAACTGCGGGCTACGCGCCCGGACAAGGGCCGTCCGGCGGGTCGGAGGCGGCGATTCCCCTCGCAACCCGTGGGCGCGTTCTCCGGTTGGCTCACTCCATCGAATCGTTCGACGACCCGACCTTCACTCGGCCACCGAAACGAACCCGACGCAGGTACATAGTCAGATACGCGCTGGTCGTCGCAGGACTCACGGCGCTGGCGTTCGCCGTAAACTGGTTCACGGAACTGTTTCCGTTCTGGTACGCCACGCTCGCGCTTCTCGTCCTCGCGCCGGTCGCCGGACAGTATCAGTGGAAACACCGCGGCTACTACGCCGGAGAAGACCACGTTCAGACGAGAAACGGCTTCTGGCGCAGACGAATCCACGTCGTCCCCTACTACCGAGTGCAGACCGTCATTCAACGCGAAACCATCTTTCAGCGGCGATGGCGCTTGGGAACCGTCTTTGTTGACACCGCGAGTTCGGTCGGATTCGGTGGACAGGAGGCCCACGCCGCAGACATCGACGTGAACGATGCGAGCGAGTTTCGAGAACTCGTCCGGCGACGACTCGGAGGCCAGATTCGGGAGCGGGCGGCGCGCGCTCGGATGGAAAAGACGGAATCGGAACAGTTCAGCAGTGAGTAA
- a CDS encoding 6-hydroxymethylpterin diphosphokinase MptE-like protein — MNFANWEPVYRKILVDFGFPRDDDERARDLLAKFAKPFDKSRFDVLTEKTVAIAGAGPSLENELDKAREADAVLSASTATDVLLDAGIAVDCMVTDLDKNPETARELTEQGIPVTAHAHGDNIPAIESVVPTFDANHVLATTQAEPRGLVENFGGFTDGDRAAFLADHFGAGELVFLGWDFDDPDVDAMKQKKLQWAERLLCWLELRRGERFSILDGRREGTDTSWLPK; from the coding sequence ATGAACTTCGCCAACTGGGAACCCGTCTATCGAAAAATCCTCGTCGATTTCGGATTTCCTCGAGACGACGACGAACGCGCCCGCGACTTGCTGGCGAAGTTCGCAAAACCGTTCGACAAGTCTCGGTTCGATGTCCTCACCGAGAAAACGGTTGCCATCGCAGGAGCGGGGCCGTCGCTCGAAAACGAACTCGACAAAGCCAGAGAGGCGGATGCGGTGCTGTCGGCTTCGACTGCCACGGACGTGCTCCTCGACGCCGGAATCGCCGTGGACTGCATGGTGACCGACCTCGACAAAAACCCGGAAACTGCCCGCGAGTTGACCGAACAAGGGATTCCGGTTACGGCGCACGCCCACGGTGACAACATCCCTGCAATCGAATCGGTCGTCCCGACGTTCGACGCGAATCACGTGCTGGCGACGACGCAGGCCGAACCGCGCGGCCTCGTCGAAAACTTCGGTGGATTCACAGATGGTGATAGAGCCGCGTTTCTGGCCGACCATTTCGGAGCAGGCGAACTGGTTTTCCTCGGGTGGGACTTCGATGACCCTGACGTAGACGCGATGAAACAGAAAAAATTGCAGTGGGCGGAGCGTCTGCTGTGCTGGTTGGAACTGCGGCGTGGAGAGCGATTTTCGATACTCGACGGTCGGCGCGAGGGAACCGACACGAGTTGGCTTCCGAAGTAG
- a CDS encoding universal stress protein, whose amino-acid sequence MTRRLLIAVDDSEPARKAVEHVLRLFPEDSVIALHVTDPLGESYGEKDDSPEIFDWVRERADEHDTAVETVTESGDTAETVVQFADENDIDQLFVGSHGRSGVSRILLGSVAETLVRNSPVPVTVVR is encoded by the coding sequence ATGACCAGACGACTTCTCATCGCAGTGGACGACTCGGAACCGGCGCGAAAAGCGGTCGAACACGTCCTCCGGCTGTTTCCGGAAGATTCCGTTATCGCCCTGCACGTCACTGACCCGCTCGGCGAGAGTTACGGGGAAAAGGACGATTCGCCCGAGATATTTGACTGGGTGCGCGAGAGGGCAGACGAACACGACACGGCCGTCGAAACGGTCACCGAATCGGGAGACACCGCCGAAACCGTCGTTCAGTTCGCGGACGAAAACGACATCGACCAACTGTTCGTGGGCAGTCACGGCCGGTCGGGCGTCTCCCGTATCCTCCTCGGAAGCGTGGCAGAAACGCTCGTCCGAAATTCGCCGGTTCCGGTGACCGTCGTTCGCTAG
- a CDS encoding maltose acetyltransferase domain-containing protein — translation MVSEKEKMLRGDLYEPSDPALVAERKQARKLTRRYNRTAETDDEKRQSLLRELFGSTGDDLQVEPPFRCDYGYNVHVGDGFFANFDCVILDVCRVEIGENCLLGPAVHIYTATHPIDAQTRSDGLEYGKPVTIGDNVWIGGRAIINPGVAVGDNVVISSGTVVTDDVPDDVVVGGTPAKVIKELESE, via the coding sequence ATGGTCTCCGAGAAGGAAAAGATGTTGCGGGGTGACCTGTACGAACCCTCCGACCCGGCGCTGGTGGCGGAACGAAAGCAGGCACGGAAACTCACTCGAAGATATAATCGAACCGCCGAAACCGACGACGAAAAACGCCAGTCTCTCCTGCGGGAACTGTTCGGTTCGACCGGAGATGATTTGCAGGTCGAGCCACCGTTTCGGTGCGACTACGGCTACAACGTTCACGTCGGCGACGGTTTCTTTGCCAATTTCGACTGCGTGATTCTGGACGTTTGCCGGGTCGAAATCGGCGAGAACTGCCTGCTCGGTCCCGCCGTCCACATCTACACCGCGACGCATCCGATTGATGCGCAAACGCGGAGTGACGGGCTGGAATACGGCAAACCGGTCACTATCGGCGATAACGTCTGGATTGGCGGACGAGCAATCATCAATCCGGGTGTCGCTGTCGGCGACAACGTCGTTATTTCCTCCGGCACAGTGGTCACCGACGACGTGCCGGATGATGTGGTCGTGGGAGGAACTCCGGCGAAAGTCATCAAAGAGTTGGAGTCGGAGTAA
- the gatE gene encoding Glu-tRNA(Gln) amidotransferase subunit GatE: MSEYDYEDLGLVAGLEIHQQLDTETKLFCGCPTELREPESSSRTFTRYLHPTRSELGEIDDAALEESQIDREFEYLAYDTTCLVEEDDEPPHRLDEEAREVVLEIAQLLDMDVIDQAHLMRKIVVDGSNTSGFQRSTLVATDGEIQTSDGPVGVEDLMLEEESAQRIEEREEGVLYSLDRLGIPLVEIGTKPDISSPEQAREAAERIGMLLRSTGHVKRGLGTIRQDVNVSIAEGARVEMKGVQSLDDIDDLVRNEVGRQVELLAIRDELHDRGAAVGETQDVTTVFEDTESGVIRGALDSGGKVTAVPLFGFDGLVGREIQSDRRLGTELSDHAKRHGAGGIFHTDELPAYGVTEDEVAALRDAVGADDGDAVAIVAASSEVADGAIEAAADRAEVALDGIPEETRGANEDGTSRYLRPLPGAARMYPETDVPPVDLDPTEVETPELLTEKVERYQSEFSLGAGLAEQVAYGRRMPLFERAAETGADPTFVAGLLESTVTELRREDVPVENLDDEHFLAVTDLVTDGELAKEGVNDVLTLLAESPELSAEEAVEEAGLAGVGEDEVREAVVTVVERNEEQVEEEGMGAFSGLMGECMGQLRGKADGDLVSQVLREEIQQRA; encoded by the coding sequence ATGAGCGAGTACGATTACGAGGATCTCGGTCTGGTGGCAGGGTTGGAAATCCACCAGCAACTCGACACCGAGACGAAACTGTTCTGCGGGTGTCCGACCGAACTGCGCGAACCCGAATCGTCGTCCCGAACGTTCACCCGGTATCTGCATCCGACTCGGAGCGAACTCGGCGAAATCGACGATGCGGCCTTGGAGGAAAGTCAAATCGACCGCGAGTTCGAGTATCTGGCCTACGACACCACCTGTCTCGTGGAAGAAGACGACGAACCGCCGCACCGACTGGACGAGGAAGCCAGAGAGGTCGTCCTCGAAATCGCCCAACTGCTCGACATGGACGTTATCGACCAAGCCCATCTCATGCGAAAAATCGTCGTTGACGGGTCGAACACGTCCGGATTTCAGCGTTCGACGCTCGTCGCAACCGATGGCGAAATCCAGACGAGCGACGGCCCGGTCGGCGTCGAGGATTTGATGCTCGAAGAGGAAAGCGCCCAGCGAATCGAAGAGCGAGAAGAGGGCGTTCTCTACAGTCTCGACCGACTCGGCATCCCGCTCGTGGAAATCGGCACGAAACCGGACATCAGTTCGCCCGAACAGGCCCGCGAGGCCGCAGAGCGAATCGGAATGCTCCTGCGCTCTACGGGCCACGTAAAGCGCGGCCTCGGCACCATTCGACAGGACGTGAACGTCTCCATCGCGGAGGGTGCCCGCGTGGAGATGAAGGGTGTGCAGAGTTTGGACGACATCGACGACCTCGTGCGCAACGAGGTCGGGCGGCAGGTCGAACTGCTCGCCATCCGTGACGAACTCCACGACCGGGGCGCAGCGGTGGGCGAGACGCAGGACGTGACGACCGTCTTCGAGGACACCGAAAGCGGCGTCATTCGCGGCGCACTCGATTCGGGTGGAAAAGTCACTGCAGTTCCACTGTTCGGCTTCGACGGCCTCGTCGGACGTGAAATTCAGTCAGACCGCCGCCTCGGAACCGAACTCTCAGACCACGCCAAACGCCACGGTGCTGGCGGCATCTTCCACACCGACGAACTTCCGGCCTACGGCGTCACCGAGGACGAAGTTGCCGCGCTCCGCGATGCTGTGGGTGCTGACGATGGCGACGCTGTCGCCATCGTGGCGGCAAGTTCGGAGGTCGCAGACGGCGCAATCGAGGCCGCCGCAGACCGCGCGGAAGTCGCGCTCGACGGGATTCCCGAGGAAACCCGCGGTGCGAACGAAGACGGCACGTCGCGCTACCTCCGCCCGCTTCCGGGCGCGGCGCGGATGTACCCCGAAACCGACGTGCCGCCGGTCGATTTAGACCCGACGGAAGTCGAGACGCCCGAACTGCTCACCGAGAAGGTCGAACGCTATCAGTCCGAATTTTCGCTCGGCGCGGGACTCGCGGAACAGGTCGCCTACGGTCGCCGGATGCCACTGTTCGAGCGCGCCGCCGAAACCGGCGCAGACCCGACGTTCGTCGCGGGACTGTTGGAAAGCACGGTGACGGAACTTCGACGAGAAGACGTGCCGGTCGAGAATCTGGACGACGAGCACTTCCTCGCCGTTACCGATCTCGTCACCGACGGAGAACTGGCGAAAGAGGGCGTCAACGACGTGCTGACGCTTCTCGCCGAAAGTCCTGAGCTGTCCGCGGAAGAAGCGGTCGAGGAAGCGGGACTCGCTGGCGTCGGCGAGGACGAAGTCCGCGAAGCAGTCGTTACGGTCGTCGAACGCAACGAAGAACAGGTCGAAGAGGAAGGAATGGGCGCGTTCTCCGGTCTGATGGGCGAATGTATGGGCCAACTTCGGGGAAAAGCAGATGGTGACCTCGTGAGTCAGGTGCTCCGCGAGGAAATTCAACAACGAGCCTGA
- a CDS encoding HPP family protein — MDRRVATSIHTGFLIAVLGAFAWITGFPMLFPSLGPSAFVLAMFPDGEASDSQRVVGSHAIGVVAGLLAYHLFAGGLTMTTQVPPFSMPGLRLAGSSCVAIVLTVGGMLAFRVRHPPACATTLIVALGLLSSPVEGGLILVAVVVLVGVHGLLLLVNEATEKNGLITDLTK; from the coding sequence ATGGACAGGCGGGTGGCGACGAGTATTCACACGGGGTTTCTCATCGCGGTTCTCGGCGCGTTCGCGTGGATAACCGGCTTTCCGATGCTGTTTCCAAGCCTCGGCCCGTCCGCGTTCGTGCTGGCCATGTTTCCGGACGGGGAGGCGAGCGATTCCCAGCGAGTCGTTGGCAGTCACGCAATCGGCGTCGTCGCCGGGTTGCTCGCCTACCATCTCTTCGCGGGGGGCCTCACGATGACGACGCAGGTGCCGCCGTTTTCGATGCCGGGGCTTCGACTCGCCGGTAGTAGCTGTGTCGCCATCGTCCTCACCGTCGGCGGGATGCTGGCGTTCCGTGTTCGACACCCGCCAGCCTGCGCGACGACGCTCATCGTCGCGCTCGGACTGTTGTCCAGTCCGGTCGAAGGTGGCCTGATTCTCGTGGCCGTCGTCGTCCTCGTCGGGGTTCACGGACTGCTGTTGTTGGTCAACGAAGCGACAGAGAAAAACGGACTGATAACGGATTTGACGAAGTAA
- a CDS encoding DUF7504 family protein: protein MRPAEISFRGGGNSPEFHDVLSEFKRQGCNILVTGRVSETTTNRTTIQLLGASTEERKRVLVFTGKTARYANSKLPAGTTTDESSVWVINWGNDERAIVDSVPMPTIPNSTSSSDDPLRELRSEIVTAVSFYDEWADGLGPAELRLSLDSLVKPLEQHDQSVVERFIRTVTALIRGVSGMAHYHLPLPDDEDIVQELSPLFDARVELRQTDSLVPEQRWHVPQYDQRTNWVRL, encoded by the coding sequence ATGCGTCCCGCAGAGATTTCGTTCCGTGGTGGGGGTAACTCACCCGAGTTCCACGACGTTCTCTCCGAATTCAAGCGACAGGGCTGTAATATTCTCGTTACGGGGCGAGTCTCTGAAACGACGACGAACCGGACGACGATACAACTCCTCGGGGCTTCGACAGAAGAGCGAAAGCGCGTGTTGGTGTTCACGGGAAAGACCGCCAGATACGCAAATTCGAAACTTCCCGCCGGAACGACGACCGACGAGTCGAGCGTCTGGGTCATCAACTGGGGTAACGACGAACGTGCAATCGTCGATTCGGTACCCATGCCGACGATTCCGAACTCGACCAGTTCCTCTGACGACCCGCTCCGCGAACTTCGCTCGGAAATCGTCACCGCCGTTAGCTTCTACGACGAGTGGGCCGACGGACTCGGTCCCGCGGAACTCCGACTCTCACTGGACTCGCTCGTCAAACCGCTCGAACAGCACGACCAATCGGTCGTCGAACGATTCATTCGGACGGTGACGGCCCTCATCAGAGGCGTTTCGGGAATGGCCCATTATCACCTCCCACTGCCCGACGACGAAGATATCGTTCAAGAGTTATCGCCGCTGTTCGACGCCCGCGTCGAACTGCGCCAGACGGACAGTCTCGTTCCGGAACAGCGATGGCACGTTCCGCAGTACGACCAGCGGACGAACTGGGTACGACTATGA